The genomic window TTCTCGGCATGGGTTATTACGATTGTCTGACCCCACCGGTGATTGGACGAAACATTCTGGAAAATCCCGCCTGGTATACCCAATATACGCCCTATCAAGCGGAAATTGCCCAGGGACGACTGGAGGCGTTACTGAATTTCCAAACCATGGTTGCCGACCTGACTGCGCTTCCCCTGGCTAATGCTTCATTGTTGGACGAAGCCACGGCGGCGGCGGAAGCCATGAGTATGTGCCGGGCACTCAGCACCCTGCAGGGACGTACCTTTTTCGTCGCGGAGGATTGTCACCCGCAAATCATTGGCGTCCTGCAGACACGGGCCAAGCCCTTGAATATCTCAATTAGCATAGGGAATCCAGATACATTCAAGTTTTCAAACGATGAGGTCTTCGGCATTCTCCTTTCCTATCCATCCACTGACGGGACCCTCCGCTCCTATGAAGTCCTGGTCCAGAAGGCGCATGAATCCGGTGCGCTCGTCGTGGTCAGTACGGATCTTCTCGCCTTAACCCTTTTAGTGCCACCGGGAGAATGGGGAGCAGATATTGCGGTGGGATCATCGCAACGATTTGGAGTTCCCCTGGGCTATGGCGGTCCCCATGCGGCATTTCTGGCCACAAAAGAGGCCTTTAAACGACATATCCCAGGCCGGATGGTGGGAGTATCCAAAGACGCTCACGGCCAAACGGCCTATCGCCTGGCTCTCCAAACCCGGGAGCAACATATCCGGCGCGATCGAGCCACGAGTAACATTTGTACCGCACAGGTGCTGCTGGCAAATATGGCCGGCATGTATGCGGTCTACCATGGGCCTGAAGGTTTAAAGAACATCGCCACCACTGTTCATCGCCTCACTGCGCTCACAGCCGAAGGACTTCGTCGCTTGGGATGTCAACTCGATTCCAATGCCTTTTTTGATACCCTCCGGGTTCGGTGCCCGCACCTGAGCCCGGCCCAAATCCTGAAGAAGGGTCAGCAAAATTTCATCAATCTTCGACAATTTCCGGACGGGTCCTTTGGCATCGCGTTGGACGAAGCGACCACCATCACAGACGTGAGTCAGCTCCTGACCCTTTTCACCGACAGTCCATCACTTCCCTTCTCCTTAAACGATCTGGCGGAGCAAGTCGGTTCCTCCATCCCAAGCACCTTTCAGCGACATTCTCCTTTTCTCACACATCCTGTTTTTCACGACTATCATTCCGAGCACGAATTGCTCAGATATATGTATCGGCTCCAATCGAAGGACCTCTCCCTCGTCCACTCCATGATTCCCCTGGGGTCATGCACCATGAAGCTCAATGCGACGGCGGAGATGGTTCCCGTGACATGGCCGGAATTCAGTCGGATTCACCCCTTTGCCCCCAGTGACCAGGCGCAAGGGTATCAATTATTGTTTCAGCAATTAGAAGCATGGCTGGCCGAGATCACCGGATTTGAGGCTGTTTCACTTCAACCCAACGCCGGCTCTCAAGGTGAATATACCGGATTGATGGTCATTCGGGCCTATCAAGATGAGCGAGGGCAGAAAGAACGAAATATCTGCCTTATTCCGGTATCCGCGCACGGGACCAACCCGGCGAGTGCGGTCATCGCCGGATTGAAGGTCGTTCCTGTCGCCTGTGATACCCATGGAAACATCGACATTCAGGATTTAGAAGCCAAGTCAGCCCAATACCATGACACCCTCTCCTGTTTAATGGTGACATACCCCTCTACCCATGGCGTCTTCGAAGAAGGCATTCGCAAGGTCTGTGAAATCGTGCACACGCATGGAGGCCAAGTCTATTTGGATGGCGCCAATATGAATGCCATGGTTGGCTTGGTGCATCCAGGTGCATTCGGGGCCGATGTGTGCCATCTCAACCTGCACAAAACCTTTTGTATCCCCCACGGTGGCGGAGGCCCAGGGATGGGCCCCATTGCCGTCGCATCGCACTTGGCCCCCTTTCTACCAGGTCATCCCTTGGTCCAGGTGGGAGGACCAAAAGGAATCGGGCCCATCGCCGCCGCCCCGTATGGCAGCCCCAATATTCTTCCTATCTCTTGGGTCTTCATTAAACTTATGGGCGGAGAGGGACTCACGAAAGCCTCACAAGTGGCCATCCTCAATGCAAATTATATGGCCAACAAATTGGATAAATATTATTCGATGCTCTTTGCCGGTAAAAACGGTATGGCGGCCCACGAATTTATTTTAGATCTTCGCCCTTTCAAAAAATCAGCGGATATTGAAGTGGAAGATGTGGCCAAACGGCTCATGGATTTCGGCTTCCATGCTCCCACGATTTCATGGCCGGTCCCCGGCACCATGATGATCGAGCCAACTGAAAGTGAATCCAAGGCGGAGTTAGACCGGTATTGCGATGCGCTCATCCTGATCCGCCAGGAAATTGCCGAGATTGAAGCAGGTCGCCTCCCTCGCGACAATAATCCTTTAAAACATGCGCCTCATACGATTGAAACCATCGCACAATCCGACTGGCCGCACCCCTATTCCCGTGAAACTGCGGCATTTCCAGCCCCCTGGTTACGGCAGCATAAATTTTGGCCATCTGTTTCGAGGATAGATAATGTCTACGGAGATCGGAACCTGATTTGTACCTGTCCACCCATGGACACCTATTCATCCTAGACGTCCTCTAGGCTTTTCATCGACCATTGGATAGCCCGTTCCTATTCTTGATGGGGAAACAGCATCCAACCACATGAAAGCCTCCAGCCCGCATCATCTGCTCATCGGCATGCTTTTGGGCATTGTCGTCGGCATTCTCCTGGGTGGGCTTGCACCATCCATCGGATTGAGCTTCGCATTTATCGGTGACCTGTTTTTACAAGCCTTGTTCGCGCTCGTCGTCCCCTTGGTCATGAGTTCAATGATTGTCGGCATTGCCAGCCTAGGCGATGTGCGGCAACTCGGATCAATTGGCCTTCGCACCATCCTATTTTTCATGACCACGACCGGACTGGCGGTGTTGGTCGGCCTGATCTTGGTCATCGTCATTCACCCTGGCACACCAACCGGACAAGCCGACCCTGATACGCCAACGGTACAGACCACAAGCCTGTCAGAACGCATGGAAGACAAACCCACCACCCTGGGTGATTTGTTTAAATCCATCCTCACGAGCTTAGTCCCCAAAAATTTATTCGCGGCCATGGCCGAAACACAAATCCTGCCGTTGATCCTCTTTGCCTTAGTCTTTGGTGCCGTCCTCACCACGATTGGAGAAAAAGGCACGTTAGTCATTCGGGTCTTTGAAGGCATCAATGAGGCGATGATGGCCATTGTCCACCTGCTCATGTGGGTCGCCCCGGTAGGCATTGGCGCCTTGTTAGCCGGGCGGTTAGGCGAAGCCGGGGGGTTCACAGGATTTGGGCCCCAATTGGCGAGCTTAGGAACCTATGTAGGTACAGTGCTTCTTGCCTTAGCCATTCATGGGTTGGTCATGCTTCCTTTATCTTTACGATTTCTCGGTCAACGATCCGTCCCGGCCTATGCCAAAGCCATGAGTACCCCACTGATGACCGCCTTCTCAACCAGTTCCAGTTCGGCCACCCTACCTCTCACGATGGAAGGCCTGATTGAGGAAGCAAAGGTTTCTCGACGGGTCGTGAGTTTCGTGGTCCCCTTAGGAGCCACCATTAACATGAATGGGACCGCACTTTATGAAGCGGTAGCCGCCATGTTTATCGCACAAACCTATGGGATTGAAATGGGTGTGGGGGAAACCATTGTGGTGTTGCTCACCGCCACCCTCTCTGCGATAGGCGCTGCAGGCATTCCAGAGGCCGGACTCGTGACGATGATCATTGTGCTCAAAGCCGTGGACCTGCCAATCGAAGGTATTTCCCTGATCTTGGTGGTGGATTGGTTTCTGGACCGCTGCCGAACAACGGTGAATGTCTGGGGTGACGCAGTCGGCGCCGCCGTCATTGATCGCTGGGAATCTGCGAACAAGACATAAAGCTTCTCTTCGTCTCAACCATCCTTTCGTTCCCGTAACTACCCCAAAGGAATGCCCACTCTAGGGATCATGAAATAGCTTGATCAACTTTTTCATTTGATGTTTGCCGGGTTTCGGCCCGGCAGCCGATCTACTTTTCTTTCGGGAAAAGTAGACAAAACCATTGACGCTCAGTCAGGCCAAATCAGATGGGACGGACGCCAGAGAGAGAGCGGCCCAACTCGCGGAGCCTGCCCTGAGGTTTCTCGAAGGACTCAAACAAGGCCCGCAAGATGAGCAAGAGCGTCCGTCCCTAAGCCCTGACTGCAGGCGTCGAACTTTTGAAGAGGGAGTAATATAGGGATGCGTGACACGAATACGTCAGATTGATGAGCAAGAACAAGGAAAGGCCCCCGCTTGCAGAACAGGGAAGAACGGGAACCGCATCAAACGGCCTCTTAGGACTCAAGATTTCTCTTATACAATATCAACAATACTTGCCCCTAACCCGACATTGTTAATCGAGAATCCATTCGGGATTCTTTCAAACAAATGTTGATGCTTTACGAGGTGCACAGATTGGAATAACTATGGCGTCAAATCCGTTTTCTGTGTTGCCGGGTTTCGGCCCGGCAGCCGAGCCACTTTTGTTTCGGCAAAAGTAGCCAAAACCATGTTGGCCGTGGCGTGGCCCTTCGGGTGCCCTGCGCGGTTCGCTGACTCCGGCGGCGCGCAAACTCGCTACGCTCAAACAGTGCGCGCCTTCTCTCCGGAGTCAGCTGTACTGCTCGGCCATGCCACCAGGCCAGAGGAACCAAAGAAAAGAGTCTCTCAAGTATCTGATGGTGGGATTTGGTCATGCTACATCTGGCGCTTAGTTTGGCCAAAGCTTCGGTAACGTAGTGTAAGAGGCAAAACGACTTGAAGGTAGGGGGATGACATGACATGGGAAAGGAATTCAGGCGTCCGGATCTTGGATTGCAGGACTCGACCCCGCGCTCCTCAGGGAATCTTCCCACTCATTCTGGGGCTTTACTCCAACTGCTGCGCGAGACACATTTAAGAAGGTTTCAAGAAACAGATGGAATAGATGGCGACGTCAATTAGTCAACAAAGGTTTTGCCCCGTATTTTTGTGCAACGACAGACTGGAATTGCAGGGACTAGCTTTTTTCCAGAAGAGTCGATGGCATGTTATTCTGACAGGAAATCGAAGACCCGCATCTTATGCCGAGCAGACTAATTATTGTTAGGGGAATTCCATTGTGCAATGCCGCCTTTGCCTGAAAAATCGCAAGTTGTGCGATTCGCACATCGTCCCAGAGTTTTTATATGGCGACCTCTACAACGATGATCACAAGATGATGGGGATTAATGGGCTGGGAAACCGAGGATGGAAAACTCTTCAAAAAGGAAGCCGTGAGCATTTGCTGTGCAGCGATTGCGAGCAACACTTGAACGAAAAGTATGAGAAACCGTTTCATAAACAGTGGTTGGTGGATCTCCCGTTGCCAGATCGTATCGCGGAAAATGCTGCGCATACTGTCGTCTATGACTACCTGACGTTCAAGCTCTTTCATTTAAGCATTCTTTTCCGCACTTCTGTGAGTTCTCTGCCTACCTTTCGAGAGGTAAATCTTGGAGTGCATGAAGAGCGCATTCGTAAGATGCTCATCTCCGAAAGTCTTGGCCAGGATTGGGAATACCCAATTCTCGCCTTTGCAGTGCTAAATGGGCATGGCGAAGTGGAGAAACGGCTAATTTCATGCCCTATCTCTGGACGGCACGAGGGGCATATCGCCTATGGGCAGATATACGGCGGTGCAATGTGGTGGATATTGGTCTCTTCCCATCGCAACGATCCATTTTGTCGCGCGGGACTACAATTATCCGGCCAGATAACGATGCTCGCGGTACCATGGAATGAAATTGGAGTGGTGCAAGATGCAAGCGAAGCGCTCAGGCGTAGACACCCCTAATACGGCACTCAACACAAACGCGGCAAAAGCACCGCGTCGATTAGTTTTCCGTTATTCGGATAGAATTATGAGTGCGAGATTAAAAAGGGGAGGCTACCTTTTAATGAACAGTACAGTTAAAAAAGTCTGGTTTTATGGTAGACTAACGCTTCTTAAGAAGCTGGCGCAGCGAGCGGGAAACAAGGGCTCAAACATAGTCGGCCAGGGCGGCCGAAGGCTCATAGCAAGAAAAGGTAGCGTCTCCTTTGCTGGCATTCTAAGGGCTCTTCTTTTATACACCCTGCCCTTATGTGTCAGCCTTTCCGGGTGTGCTTCTCCACGTTACTACGAAAGTCTTCCGGCAGCGCGATCAGGCATTCTCGCTTATCATGATGTCTCAGATCCTGAGGCGACGCGCGCTGTCTTAATAACACGTCGTCTTCTTGCGTCTCGCCCCATTCCTGTGGAAAATGTTTTTATCATCACGAGTAATTTAAAAAATCCTAAAACCGGCAACCAATTTTTTACTCTGGAAGATAATGCAGGGTCGCTCCGTTGCGGTGATGACTCGCCTCTCGACGGGTGTATTTTTGTTGGAATGAAGTTAATCCAGGGGCTTTCTGACGATGCACTGGCTGGCGTTCTCGCTCATGAGCTTGGACACCTGGAAAAAGGGCATATTGGCTCGGATCGAGTCAATACAGCTCTCGGTGTGGCCCGCTCCGCACCTCAATTCTGTACGCCGAGTCAAGATCCTACAGCAACATTGATAATGTGTGGAATAGGTTTGGGAATATCTCTCGTAAGTTTTGCTGTGGCTGCTGAAACTGCGGGGATGGACCGTGACATAGAACGGGAAACAGACCAGGCCGCATGGGATCGTCTGGCTCTCTCCGGGTATTGCGCTGGCCGGACAATGAAAACAGCGTTTGAAGAACTATCGAAACTTACTCCTGAAGGAGGTAAGAGCGATTTATTTTCGACCCATCCTAGTTACAGCGAACGATGGGCGAACGCAGATCCTAGTTGTGGAAGCTTAGCGACAGCCAGGGAACCAGTGAAGAAGCAAGACTATCTTGCAGAGAAACAGAAAACTATCGAAGAAGCGCGCGAGTATTACGTGAAAGCGGCTGCCCAGGGCAACGCGGAGGCGCAGTACAATCTCGGAGTGCTGTATGCCAATGGAAATGGCGGTCCCCAGGACTATGCCATAGCACGCGGATGGTACGAGAAAGCCGCAGCCCAGGGCTACGCGGGGGCACAGAACAACCTCGGGATACTGTATGAGCACGGGTGGGGCGTCCCCCAGGATTATGCCATGGCACAGCAATGGTGGGAGAAAGCTGCTGCGCAGGGCAACGCGGAGGCACAGTTCAACCTCGGGCTGCTATATCAGGATGGGTGGGGCGTCCCCCAGGACTATGCCATGGGACGGCAGTGGTATGAGAAAGCCGCAGCCCAGGGCTATGCGGGGGCACAGTACAACCTCGGGTTGCTGTATCAGAACGGGTGGGGCGTCTCCCAGGACTATGCGGCGGCGCGTGAATGGTATAAGAAAGCCGCAGCCCAGGGCGACGCGGGGGCACAGAACAACCTCGGGGTGCTGTATCAGAACGGGTGGGGCGTCCCCCAGGACTATGCCACGGCGCGCGGATGGTACGAGAAAGCTGCTACGCAGGGCTACGCGGGGGCACAGAACAACCTCGGGGTACTGTATGCCAACGGAAATGGCGTCCCCCAGGATTATGCCATGGCACGGCGATGGTTGGAGAAAGCCGCTGCGCAGGGCTACGCGCCGGCACAAAACAACCTCAGGAGGCTGTAAGCCAACGGAAATGGCGTCTCACAGGACAATGCCATGAAACGGGAGTGGTACGAGAAAGCTGCTGGGCAGGGCAACGCGGACGCCAGAACAACCTCGGGTGCTATATCAGAACGGGTGGGGCGTCCCACAGGACAATGTGCGTGCGTATATGTGGTTTACCCTCGCGGTCGAGCAAGATCAACGACAGGGTAGAAATATGTTGGAATTAGGCGCACAACGAGATGCTATTAGGAATCAGTTGACACCCGCGCAGGTTGCGGAAGCACTGCGGCTGGTGAATCAATGTCAGACACAGCAGCTCAAGGGCTGCTGAGTAGTACTCCCTAGCGTGGAGGCCACAGGCGGTGCGCAGCGGCTTTACTGCCCATGGACGGGTGGACCGCAGAATTATGTTTCAGCAAAACGGAGGAGAACATGAATTTTCTCCTCAATGATTTCACCGCTTGCAACCTCTCGCCCTTCCTCGTCTTGACGTGCCCATTCACCTCCTGTTCTGTCATAAACGTTTTGACACGCATCCTTGCGATAGTTCTCCCATGCAGATTGATATTCCTCGCGTTTGTCTTCGGGAATGAATACACGGAACTCCTCAACTGCGGCAGCTTGCCTGAGGAGTTCGCTCTTGATGAACTTAACCTCATCAGGCCGATCATGGGTTCCATGTTGCCTGGCAAGGTAAATCATAGCCAGAGCGGGAGCGAAGGCGGCTCGCAATTGTGCACAAGCTGCCCAATGTTTTTTGAGTTTTTCAAGGCGAGTGGCGAGCCAATATGCGGAGAGTGCCCCGATAACTCCGCCAATGACTGTAAATCCTCCACCAATGATTGCAAGCGTGTAGGCATCTATTTCCATGGAACAGTACCCCAGTTCTTTGGCACGTTAGTCATTGGGTTTATAGTTACCCTTATACGCATATTGGCGCTAAATGGAAAGTATGCAGGCAGATGAAACTTAACGTCACGGATGTTTAGCTGGAGCAGGCGACGCGGAGCGGCACTGGCGACGGCATATTTCCATTCGGTTGTTAGAGTTCTGTACGAAAAACCTGCGCCCATTCATGTAGCTTTTCCATTGCTTCTAAATCGTTCAAGCGCGAAAGTAGGTCGTTGCCTATTCTCACGCGAATCTCATTTCCAAATTCAATCAATTGCACCAACTCCTGTTCGGGATAGCTCGGTTCCACTGAACCGACTCTATTTCTGCGCAAGACATGCTCGGATCCGCCGTGGGTTAGGTCATGAAATGCCTTTAAATTTTTCTCCACAGTCGCATGAATCCAAGCGCCGCCAGATTCCGCATCCTTAGGAATTTCTGCAAGGAGATCACGGAATTTGGGGCATTTACCGTTATTGAATTTGAAGACCTGATCATCAGATGCATATTTGGATATCCAAAAACCACGAACATACGCTTCAAAGAGCGGTCGGGCGAGAGATAAAGCAGGCCCCGGAAACTGGGCATCGAGCAACACAATGATCGCGTTGGCGATATCCTCCGAGTGCTGGAGAAGAGCGTGCCCCGTCCGCTCCCTTATGCCATCGGGAAACATCCTTTCGTTCGTCTTCTCGTGCAGCCACACTCCGAAAGCCTTGGCCTGATTAATGCTTTGCGCAAGGGACATTGTTTGGAGCCCTAACTATTGAGCAAATTAGTCAGTAGCACTCACTGGCTTATGCAGTCTATCCGGCTAAATCCGAATCCGTTTAACTGGGATTCCTTCATGTTTCTCACCCCTTAGGACCATCCCACATTCCATTGTCAAAAACAAATACTGCAAGTCCGGTCAGCCTATCCTGGTCTCCGCATATAGCGGAATGATGGAACCCATCTACCTGGGGTTGTGAGTTGGTTTCACATCTTTAAATCCTGATTTTGGCCAACCGTATGCTGGAAAACCTCGTGGCTCCGTCCCGCGCCCATTCACCATTGATCGTCCCACCCCTCACTCTTTTCCCTCCCCGCTGGGGCGAGATTTAAAGCAATCTGGCCTGTGGCCGTGGCAAACCATACAGAGTATACGCATAAAAAAAGCAAATACGTCTTATTTGAATGTCTCAAATTCCTCCCTTTCCCTCCTCTTCCCAATGTCCGATGCCTGCTGGCCGGCCCTCGGGGCGGACGCTCTTTGTATCCGGCGGGCCTTGTTTGAGCGGAGCGAGTTGGTCCGCTCTTCAATCCTGCGTCCGACCCTTCCAATTTGGCCGGACTGGGCGTCAATGGTTTTGCCTACTTTTCCCGAAAGAAAAGTAGGTCGCCTGCCGGGGCGAAACCCGGCAATACAGAAAATCGACTACACTCTATGGGTAGATCAATAAGAGCAAAGGTCAACTTGCGAGGATTTTTGAATGAATAAACGAGATGGATTCTCGATAACTATTGTCGGGAATGGCAGCGAAGGAATTGACTGAATACAAGGTCATGGAATGAGACAACCACACATGACTGACCCATTGGATTGAACGAGGACTCTACCTCCCCTAGCCCCCTCCTTACAAAGGAGGGGAACTTCCAGATACCGGGAAGACTCTCACTTACCATAGGAAATTCAGAGGGATCGCATCCTAGAGCCCTTTGCGATCTTCTCGCGGAATAGCCAGCTTGGCATCAAGAAAATCCTGGTGACTAAGGTCCATGCCTTTCGCAATGCTTCGAATTTCCTCAATTTCCTCAAATGAGGTCTGTTCGGCCGCATTGGCCACTTCAAATAAACAATGGAGAAACTCTTGCCGTTCAGTCCTCGTCGTTAATTCTTTAAAACGTTTCACCAATCGCACGCTATCCAAACCCCGGAAAATCCGGTGATGACTAATTTCCGCCACCAGTTGTGCCTGTTCTTCTGTTAATCCCCAGTGACGTTTGAGTACAGCACTCATGGCCGTGGTTTCTACTGCATCCACCACATGATCAACGCCGGCTACCCGTGCCATCAATCCCGCGGCGAGACACAGCTTGCGAATCTCGGCGTCAGGGAGATCAAAGGTGATGCCCCGATCCCGTAATTCCATTGTGACCTGGAAATAGATGGTGTTTTTAATGAAATCCTCCAATCGGCTCTCACGATCATGCTCGCCGGTATAACGCTGCCCCCGCAGATTCAAGATTTGTCGAAATGGTCGTCGAAGGTGTTCTAAAAATCCGCTACTCCCCTCCTCAAGATCGTTCCTAAGCTGTTGGACCACTTCTGTCTGTTGATCCCCACCTGATGGCTCTGAGGACAGAAGTTTTTCAAGCGTTCCTAAAGCCAAGGCTTTATCCTCAGCCGATCCCATACGTCCTAGCACGCGATGTAAAAGACGTTGCCGTTCT from Nitrospiraceae bacterium includes these protein-coding regions:
- the gcvP gene encoding aminomethyl-transferring glycine dehydrogenase gives rise to the protein MTTFAHRHIGSSESQIQEMLGALGLSSLDALMQATVPQDIRLARSLDLPPAQSEEEVLDELRRLSTRNRVYRSFLGMGYYDCLTPPVIGRNILENPAWYTQYTPYQAEIAQGRLEALLNFQTMVADLTALPLANASLLDEATAAAEAMSMCRALSTLQGRTFFVAEDCHPQIIGVLQTRAKPLNISISIGNPDTFKFSNDEVFGILLSYPSTDGTLRSYEVLVQKAHESGALVVVSTDLLALTLLVPPGEWGADIAVGSSQRFGVPLGYGGPHAAFLATKEAFKRHIPGRMVGVSKDAHGQTAYRLALQTREQHIRRDRATSNICTAQVLLANMAGMYAVYHGPEGLKNIATTVHRLTALTAEGLRRLGCQLDSNAFFDTLRVRCPHLSPAQILKKGQQNFINLRQFPDGSFGIALDEATTITDVSQLLTLFTDSPSLPFSLNDLAEQVGSSIPSTFQRHSPFLTHPVFHDYHSEHELLRYMYRLQSKDLSLVHSMIPLGSCTMKLNATAEMVPVTWPEFSRIHPFAPSDQAQGYQLLFQQLEAWLAEITGFEAVSLQPNAGSQGEYTGLMVIRAYQDERGQKERNICLIPVSAHGTNPASAVIAGLKVVPVACDTHGNIDIQDLEAKSAQYHDTLSCLMVTYPSTHGVFEEGIRKVCEIVHTHGGQVYLDGANMNAMVGLVHPGAFGADVCHLNLHKTFCIPHGGGGPGMGPIAVASHLAPFLPGHPLVQVGGPKGIGPIAAAPYGSPNILPISWVFIKLMGGEGLTKASQVAILNANYMANKLDKYYSMLFAGKNGMAAHEFILDLRPFKKSADIEVEDVAKRLMDFGFHAPTISWPVPGTMMIEPTESESKAELDRYCDALILIRQEIAEIEAGRLPRDNNPLKHAPHTIETIAQSDWPHPYSRETAAFPAPWLRQHKFWPSVSRIDNVYGDRNLICTCPPMDTYSS
- a CDS encoding dicarboxylate/amino acid:cation symporter encodes the protein MKASSPHHLLIGMLLGIVVGILLGGLAPSIGLSFAFIGDLFLQALFALVVPLVMSSMIVGIASLGDVRQLGSIGLRTILFFMTTTGLAVLVGLILVIVIHPGTPTGQADPDTPTVQTTSLSERMEDKPTTLGDLFKSILTSLVPKNLFAAMAETQILPLILFALVFGAVLTTIGEKGTLVIRVFEGINEAMMAIVHLLMWVAPVGIGALLAGRLGEAGGFTGFGPQLASLGTYVGTVLLALAIHGLVMLPLSLRFLGQRSVPAYAKAMSTPLMTAFSTSSSSATLPLTMEGLIEEAKVSRRVVSFVVPLGATINMNGTALYEAVAAMFIAQTYGIEMGVGETIVVLLTATLSAIGAAGIPEAGLVTMIIVLKAVDLPIEGISLILVVDWFLDRCRTTVNVWGDAVGAAVIDRWESANKT
- a CDS encoding SEL1-like repeat protein, giving the protein MLYQNGWGVPQDNVRAYMWFTLAVEQDQRQGRNMLELGAQRDAIRNQLTPAQVAEALRLVNQCQTQQLKGC
- a CDS encoding TerB family tellurite resistance protein yields the protein MVDKSFVLELGKLLIGAAWADGKLSSTEVNGLKELLFQLPDISGEEWMELELYMVSPVSEEERQRLLHRVLGRMGSAEDKALALGTLEKLLSSEPSGGDQQTEVVQQLRNDLEEGSSGFLEHLRRPFRQILNLRGQRYTGEHDRESRLEDFIKNTIYFQVTMELRDRGITFDLPDAEIRKLCLAAGLMARVAGVDHVVDAVETTAMSAVLKRHWGLTEEQAQLVAEISHHRIFRGLDSVRLVKRFKELTTRTERQEFLHCLFEVANAAEQTSFEEIEEIRSIAKGMDLSHQDFLDAKLAIPREDRKGL